From one Streptomyces sp. N50 genomic stretch:
- a CDS encoding alpha/beta hydrolase produces the protein MSRPLSQSEIGGVLAEAVGHLVDGPFVLLATSMGGANALHMAARIPDRVQGIILEASMAPSRPEDRHPLPTGAPAIHPNKPWATPAYVAHQMANRMRMIQQTPPDLDATEAIAVVRERGIPVLGLLGTDDEVLKPSLEETFRAVLPEGEFRLVPGGGHDLQNTAPEEVVDLVEAFVTNRVGSATSRR, from the coding sequence GTGTCCCGGCCGTTGTCCCAGAGCGAGATCGGTGGGGTGCTGGCCGAGGCGGTCGGGCACCTTGTCGACGGGCCGTTCGTCCTGCTGGCCACCTCCATGGGCGGCGCCAACGCGCTGCACATGGCCGCGAGGATTCCGGACCGGGTGCAGGGCATCATCCTCGAAGCGTCCATGGCGCCGAGCCGACCGGAGGACCGTCACCCTCTGCCGACCGGCGCTCCCGCGATCCACCCCAACAAGCCGTGGGCCACCCCCGCGTACGTCGCGCACCAGATGGCGAACCGGATGCGGATGATCCAGCAGACACCCCCGGACCTGGACGCCACCGAGGCGATCGCCGTCGTACGTGAGCGCGGGATCCCGGTACTGGGGCTTCTCGGCACCGACGACGAGGTCCTGAAGCCGTCCCTGGAGGAGACCTTCCGCGCGGTCCTGCCCGAGGGGGAGTTCCGGCTGGTTCCCGGCGGCGGGCACGACCTGCAGAACACCGCACCGGAGGAAGTCGTCGATCTCGTCGAGGCCTTCGTCACGAACCGGGTCGGTTCTGCCACGAGCAGACGGTGA
- a CDS encoding TetR/AcrR family transcriptional regulator yields MQEQPVRRKRMTAERWVELLTTALDVMREEGYEAMTMDAVAVRARCSKATLYRIWRGKPQLIVAALHATRRVDTGAIDTGTLRGDLLALCGQLVADVQRDTELLTALAHAVLVDPELASAMRTSLVEPESAALDGFVERAVRRGELTARPAAVEFLPQLMFVMLMGRPLTEGVFLDMDYATRYIDLAIMPALLTSCPVVPTSFES; encoded by the coding sequence ATGCAGGAGCAGCCGGTCCGCCGCAAGCGAATGACGGCCGAGCGCTGGGTCGAACTGCTCACCACCGCCCTCGACGTGATGCGAGAGGAGGGCTATGAGGCCATGACCATGGACGCGGTGGCGGTGCGGGCCCGCTGCAGCAAGGCCACGCTGTACCGCATTTGGCGTGGCAAGCCGCAGCTGATCGTGGCGGCGCTGCACGCCACGCGGCGGGTGGACACAGGCGCGATCGACACCGGCACGTTGCGCGGTGACCTGCTGGCCCTGTGCGGCCAGCTGGTGGCGGATGTGCAGCGGGACACCGAGTTGTTGACGGCGCTCGCCCACGCCGTGCTCGTCGACCCGGAGCTCGCCTCGGCCATGCGCACGTCGCTCGTCGAACCCGAGTCCGCCGCGTTGGACGGATTCGTGGAACGGGCCGTCCGGCGCGGTGAACTGACCGCCCGGCCGGCCGCCGTCGAGTTCCTGCCGCAGCTGATGTTCGTCATGTTGATGGGCCGACCGCTGACGGAGGGCGTCTTCCTCGACATGGACTACGCAACGCGCTACATCGACCTGGCCATCATGCCCGCGCTGCTGACCAGTTGCCCTGTCGTTCCGACCTCGTTCGAGTCATGA
- a CDS encoding IclR family transcriptional regulator has translation MSESSGTRQGMQSVLRSLDVLEAVARSQPVGISALARSLQIPKATVHRILRTLGEAGWLAPQGAPGEQRWVLTARALAVGARVMTQDDLRERARPILEELGRQTDENIHLSVPDGDSLVLIDKVPSTRPVQTVAQVGERVPMVLTASGWAYLSHLLAAERAARIPPVVELATGARLTRKEVLAELETVAGRGFAVNPGRWRPDVSAVGSAIDDRQGQPVAALSISLPSYRLTDDLHEPYGQLVMAATERIAAELARR, from the coding sequence GTGAGTGAGTCGTCGGGCACCCGGCAGGGAATGCAGTCGGTGCTGCGATCCCTCGATGTCCTCGAGGCCGTCGCCCGGTCGCAGCCCGTCGGCATCAGCGCCCTCGCGAGGTCGCTGCAGATCCCCAAGGCGACGGTCCACAGGATCCTGCGTACTCTCGGCGAGGCGGGCTGGCTGGCCCCGCAGGGGGCACCGGGCGAACAGCGCTGGGTCCTGACCGCCCGGGCTCTCGCGGTCGGCGCGAGGGTCATGACTCAGGACGACCTCCGCGAACGTGCCCGCCCCATCCTCGAAGAGCTCGGCCGGCAAACGGACGAGAACATCCACCTGTCCGTCCCGGACGGCGATTCGCTGGTCCTGATCGACAAGGTGCCGTCCACCCGGCCCGTTCAAACGGTTGCGCAGGTCGGCGAGCGGGTTCCCATGGTCCTTACAGCGTCGGGGTGGGCCTACCTCTCCCACCTCCTGGCTGCGGAGCGGGCCGCCCGCATCCCGCCCGTCGTCGAGCTGGCCACCGGCGCACGCCTTACCCGCAAGGAGGTTCTCGCCGAGCTGGAGACCGTCGCGGGACGGGGTTTCGCCGTCAACCCGGGGCGGTGGCGACCGGACGTCTCCGCGGTCGGTTCGGCCATCGACGATCGCCAGGGACAACCCGTGGCCGCCCTGTCGATCTCGTTGCCCAGCTACCGGCTCACCGACGATCTCCACGAGCCCTACGGGCAGTTGGTGATGGCGGCGACCGAGCGGATCGCGGCGGAACTGGCGCGCCGCTGA
- a CDS encoding fumarylacetoacetate hydrolase family protein — protein sequence MQIVGMAYGHEVRVANLSPDGDRLTVVAGLREFWADPEGWLARPPTGEVVSAGEARLVPPVLPEAQMLCVGLNYLEHAAEGSYRDRELPEHPTLFARWTRSLTVGGAEIPVPSPEDGLDWESEIVAWVGRRLVDADPAEALDAVVGYSTFNDVTARRAQKLTSQWTLGKNADRSGPLGPMVPAGEVGDLRDGLRVRTRVNGTIVQDASTSQMIHHVGETLAHISRTLTLRPGDLLATGTPSGVGYARTPPWLLRPGDAVEVEVERLGILRNTIVGGDHRHKPPLPTHYAVN from the coding sequence ATGCAGATCGTCGGAATGGCATACGGCCACGAGGTGCGGGTTGCGAACCTCTCGCCGGACGGCGACCGACTCACCGTGGTGGCCGGGCTGCGGGAGTTCTGGGCCGACCCCGAAGGATGGCTGGCCCGCCCCCCGACCGGTGAGGTGGTGTCCGCGGGTGAGGCGCGCCTGGTGCCGCCTGTGCTGCCGGAGGCACAGATGCTGTGCGTCGGTCTGAACTACCTCGAGCACGCGGCCGAAGGGTCCTACCGCGACCGGGAACTGCCCGAGCACCCCACGCTGTTCGCGCGGTGGACGCGATCGCTGACGGTCGGCGGGGCCGAGATCCCCGTGCCCTCCCCCGAGGACGGTCTCGACTGGGAGAGCGAGATCGTGGCCTGGGTGGGCCGACGCCTGGTGGACGCGGACCCCGCCGAGGCGCTCGATGCGGTGGTCGGCTACTCGACATTCAACGACGTCACCGCGCGGCGGGCGCAGAAACTGACCTCGCAGTGGACCCTCGGGAAGAACGCCGACCGCTCCGGCCCGCTGGGCCCCATGGTGCCCGCCGGCGAGGTGGGCGACCTGCGGGACGGGCTGCGGGTGCGGACCCGGGTCAACGGCACGATCGTCCAGGACGCCTCAACCAGCCAGATGATCCACCACGTGGGCGAGACGCTGGCCCACATCTCGCGCACCCTCACGCTGCGCCCCGGTGACCTGCTGGCCACCGGGACCCCGTCCGGTGTCGGCTACGCCCGCACACCGCCCTGGCTGCTGCGGCCCGGCGACGCGGTGGAGGTCGAGGTCGAGCGCCTCGGGATCCTCCGCAACACGATCGTGGGCGGGGACCACCGCCACAAACCCCCACTGCCGACCCATTATGCGGTTAACTGA
- a CDS encoding FadR/GntR family transcriptional regulator has protein sequence MVTENRALLAGLRAPGGSRADRLADALEDRVRELSPGSAIGTIEEVRQESGLARATVSEAIRLLRDRGVVEIRPGRGGGLFVADQSPVVRLRHTLLSVAGEPDTVADAIEIRNHLEELVAVGAARCAGAGDIPPLRACLDEMAAAPDWDGFMRANWALHERIARLCPNAMARAVYIGTLGHLTSSTACAADRDADAYRARRLRTHADLVEAIAAGDEGAVRAAVARHNHTD, from the coding sequence ATGGTCACCGAGAACCGCGCCCTGCTGGCCGGCCTGCGCGCCCCCGGCGGCAGCCGGGCCGACCGACTCGCCGACGCCCTCGAAGACCGCGTCCGCGAACTGAGTCCCGGCTCCGCGATCGGCACCATCGAGGAGGTCCGGCAGGAGTCGGGTCTGGCACGCGCCACGGTCAGCGAGGCCATCCGGCTCCTGCGCGACCGTGGCGTGGTCGAGATCCGCCCCGGTCGCGGTGGCGGACTGTTCGTCGCGGACCAGAGCCCGGTCGTGCGCCTGCGGCACACCCTGCTGAGCGTCGCGGGAGAACCGGACACGGTGGCGGACGCCATCGAGATCCGCAACCACCTGGAGGAACTCGTCGCCGTCGGCGCCGCCCGATGCGCGGGTGCGGGCGACATCCCGCCGCTGCGGGCCTGCCTGGACGAGATGGCGGCCGCGCCGGACTGGGACGGATTCATGCGCGCTAACTGGGCCCTGCACGAGCGCATCGCGCGGCTGTGCCCGAACGCCATGGCCCGCGCGGTCTACATCGGCACGCTGGGGCATCTCACGTCGTCCACCGCGTGCGCCGCCGACCGGGACGCCGACGCCTACCGGGCCAGGCGGCTGCGGACCCACGCCGACCTGGTGGAGGCGATCGCCGCCGGGGACGAGGGCGCCGTTCGCGCGGCCGTCGCACGCCATAACCACACCGACTGA
- a CDS encoding DUF3500 domain-containing protein translates to MPSAEYRKYLYPSDSPRLSSIRGLDAYAYREAAKANPFTGELIRGWKPLQFADFRGVSEYGTPRPEVHAWEPARPGEEAPVADMVAAARDLLAALDEDARAKLCHPVDGVEWQTWANPEFLQFDTGVRLEFQPPEVRKKALALVEASLSPEGFRLVHDMMLINGFLGEVVGLQSILNEFSYNFALYGDPDPTAPWGWQLFGHHCAVHCLVVEGRMVVSPAFLGAEPNEIDDGPHAGTVALTDRIRLGTDLMAALPLDQRATATVYERMVDPAMPPGRIHPGDERHLAGAFQDNRVIPAEGLRAADMPEQARQILLLITESFVSLLPDGPRAARMREIRDHLDETWFSWIGGHEVGDVFYYRLQSPVLIAELDHHCGVFLDYDTPKPFHIHTVLRTPHGNDYGRAYVRTWQARNA, encoded by the coding sequence ATGCCATCAGCCGAGTACCGCAAGTACCTCTACCCGTCCGACTCACCGCGCCTGTCCTCGATCAGAGGCCTGGACGCCTACGCATACCGGGAGGCGGCCAAAGCGAACCCGTTCACCGGCGAGCTGATCCGCGGCTGGAAACCCCTCCAGTTCGCCGATTTCCGTGGAGTGAGCGAGTACGGCACGCCACGGCCCGAGGTGCACGCCTGGGAACCCGCCCGCCCCGGCGAGGAGGCTCCCGTCGCCGACATGGTCGCCGCAGCGCGGGACCTGCTGGCGGCGCTCGACGAGGACGCCCGTGCCAAGCTGTGCCACCCGGTGGACGGGGTCGAGTGGCAGACCTGGGCCAACCCGGAGTTCCTGCAGTTCGACACCGGTGTCCGCCTGGAGTTTCAGCCACCGGAGGTCCGCAAGAAGGCCCTCGCCCTGGTGGAGGCGTCGCTGAGCCCTGAGGGCTTCCGCCTGGTCCACGACATGATGCTGATCAACGGCTTCCTCGGCGAGGTCGTGGGCCTGCAGAGCATCCTCAACGAGTTCAGCTATAACTTCGCGCTCTACGGCGATCCCGACCCCACCGCCCCGTGGGGCTGGCAGCTCTTCGGCCACCACTGCGCCGTCCACTGCCTTGTCGTCGAGGGGCGCATGGTCGTCAGTCCCGCGTTCCTCGGCGCCGAACCCAACGAGATCGACGACGGCCCCCACGCCGGCACGGTGGCCCTGACCGACCGGATCCGGCTCGGCACGGACCTGATGGCCGCACTTCCTTTGGATCAGCGCGCCACCGCGACCGTGTACGAGCGCATGGTCGACCCCGCCATGCCGCCCGGCCGCATCCACCCCGGCGACGAACGGCACCTCGCCGGCGCCTTCCAGGACAACCGGGTGATTCCGGCCGAGGGCCTGCGGGCCGCGGACATGCCCGAACAGGCCCGGCAGATCCTCCTGTTGATCACCGAGTCGTTCGTGTCCCTGCTGCCCGACGGCCCGCGCGCGGCCCGGATGCGCGAGATCCGCGACCACCTCGACGAGACGTGGTTCAGCTGGATCGGCGGGCACGAGGTCGGCGACGTCTTCTACTACCGTCTCCAGTCGCCGGTACTCATCGCCGAACTCGACCACCACTGCGGCGTCTTCCTCGACTACGACACCCCCAAGCCCTTCCACATCCACACCGTGCTGCGTACTCCGCACGGCAACGACTACGGCCGCGCCTACGTGCGCACCTGGCAGGCACGAAACGCCTGA
- a CDS encoding lipocalin family protein translates to MRKTTVGATAVTATLIASLALASGGTATATTTSGQGLRQTSLPVAVDPAADLTAHSDRLNESWYVTAHVTAGGHHYGFMANHLTSGDAKTGHTLSTVSLTDEDTGWYTKSEIALPPRTGLSDKQGVDIHTGNISWTGDAKEQKLHAKVPEGTIDVTFLPQGNVLYNMGTGYFPMFGDAKYPNYEYAFPTMQTSGTLTLNGRTEKVRGQSWLDHQWGPLPDIAAGNASWSWMNLDLSNGDEVSLWKTKENKENTWATVQKPDGTQTVAEATLTPDSSTLWTSPTTGKKYPTRWKVTIRGEHAQLNVKTYAKDQELTVPGPRYEGSAAVTGTYGHRTVTGTTYVELTGGQ, encoded by the coding sequence ATGCGCAAGACCACTGTCGGCGCGACCGCCGTCACCGCCACACTCATCGCCTCGCTCGCCCTCGCCTCGGGCGGAACGGCCACCGCGACCACAACCTCCGGGCAGGGACTGAGGCAGACCAGCCTCCCGGTCGCCGTCGACCCTGCCGCGGACCTCACCGCCCACTCCGACCGGCTCAACGAGTCCTGGTACGTCACCGCCCACGTGACCGCCGGAGGCCACCACTACGGATTCATGGCCAACCACCTGACTTCCGGCGACGCCAAGACGGGGCACACCCTCTCGACCGTCTCGCTCACCGACGAGGACACCGGCTGGTACACCAAGTCGGAGATCGCTCTTCCGCCCCGCACGGGTCTGTCCGACAAGCAGGGCGTGGACATCCACACCGGCAACATCAGCTGGACCGGCGACGCCAAGGAGCAGAAGCTGCACGCCAAGGTCCCCGAGGGGACCATCGACGTCACCTTCCTGCCGCAGGGCAACGTTCTCTACAACATGGGGACGGGCTACTTCCCCATGTTCGGCGACGCCAAGTACCCGAACTACGAATACGCCTTCCCCACCATGCAGACCTCGGGGACGTTGACCCTGAACGGCCGCACCGAAAAGGTCCGCGGGCAGTCCTGGCTGGACCACCAGTGGGGGCCCCTTCCCGACATCGCCGCAGGCAATGCCTCATGGTCCTGGATGAATCTCGACCTTTCCAACGGCGACGAGGTCAGCCTCTGGAAGACGAAGGAGAACAAGGAGAACACCTGGGCGACCGTCCAGAAGCCCGACGGTACCCAGACCGTCGCCGAGGCGACCCTCACACCCGACAGCTCCACCCTCTGGACCAGCCCGACCACCGGCAAGAAGTACCCCACCCGCTGGAAGGTCACCATCCGGGGCGAGCACGCCCAGCTGAACGTCAAGACCTACGCCAAGGACCAGGAACTGACGGTCCCCGGGCCTCGCTACGAAGGCAGCGCCGCCGTCACCGGTACCTACGGCCACCGCACGGTCACCGGCACCACCTACGTCGAGCTCACCGGCGGACAGTAG
- a CDS encoding MFS transporter, whose protein sequence is MSRTPADTSNVATVSALPSADAPPRHRWWILVVIGLAQLMVVLDATIVNIALPSAQKDLGFSDGDRQWVVTAYALAFGSLLLLGGRIGDLFGRKMTFLVGLVGFAGTSALGGAATSFEMLVVARAGQGLFGALLAPAALSLLTTTFTDPKERAKAFGVFGAIAGAGGAIGLLLGGVLTEYLDWRWTLYVNLAFAAVAFVGGVILLQRTTRDKSATLDIPGALLVISGLFCVVYGFSNAESHDWSSPQTWLFLVAGAVLLTVFAWWQTRAAHPLLPLRVLLDRNRGASFISVLITGAGMFGVFLFLTYYLQQSLGYTPVKTGLAFLPMVAGLMLASTLATTVLIPRIGPKAIVPLGMGLATAGMVWLTGLDLNSSYATDIMPPLVVAGLGLGLVMAPAMSLATAGVGAEDAGVASAAVNTMQQVGGSLGTALLNTLFSSAVTNYLDGKNPADPVVQAKAGLEGYSTAYWWSAAFFAVGLVISVVLYRRGVPTHDPDAAPVVHM, encoded by the coding sequence ATGTCTCGAACACCCGCCGACACGTCGAACGTTGCCACCGTGTCCGCCCTTCCGTCTGCCGACGCACCGCCTCGCCACCGCTGGTGGATCCTTGTCGTCATCGGCCTGGCCCAGCTCATGGTGGTGCTGGACGCGACGATCGTGAACATCGCACTGCCCTCGGCCCAGAAGGACCTTGGCTTCTCCGACGGTGACCGGCAGTGGGTGGTCACCGCCTACGCCCTCGCCTTCGGCAGCCTGCTCCTGCTCGGGGGACGCATAGGCGACCTCTTCGGCCGCAAGATGACCTTCCTGGTCGGGCTGGTCGGCTTCGCCGGCACCTCCGCGCTGGGCGGCGCCGCCACCAGCTTCGAGATGCTCGTCGTCGCCCGCGCCGGGCAGGGCCTGTTCGGCGCCCTGCTCGCCCCGGCCGCCCTGTCCTTGTTGACCACGACCTTCACCGATCCCAAGGAACGCGCCAAGGCCTTCGGTGTGTTCGGCGCCATCGCCGGCGCCGGCGGAGCCATCGGGTTGCTGCTGGGCGGCGTGCTGACCGAGTACCTCGACTGGCGCTGGACGCTGTACGTCAACCTCGCCTTCGCCGCGGTCGCCTTCGTCGGCGGTGTGATCCTGCTGCAGCGCACCACCCGCGACAAGTCCGCCACCCTCGACATCCCCGGCGCGCTCCTGGTCATCAGCGGCCTGTTCTGCGTGGTCTACGGCTTCTCCAATGCCGAGAGCCATGACTGGAGCTCTCCGCAGACGTGGCTCTTCCTCGTCGCCGGAGCGGTGCTGCTCACCGTCTTCGCCTGGTGGCAGACTCGCGCCGCCCACCCCCTGCTGCCGCTGCGGGTCCTGCTCGACCGCAATCGCGGCGCCTCCTTCATCTCCGTTCTGATCACCGGCGCCGGCATGTTCGGTGTCTTCCTGTTCCTGACCTACTACCTCCAGCAGAGCCTGGGCTACACGCCCGTCAAGACCGGACTGGCGTTCCTGCCCATGGTCGCCGGTCTCATGCTCGCCTCCACCCTTGCCACCACCGTGCTGATCCCCCGTATAGGCCCCAAGGCGATCGTGCCGCTGGGTATGGGGCTCGCCACCGCCGGCATGGTCTGGCTCACCGGGCTCGACCTGAACAGCAGCTATGCCACCGACATCATGCCCCCGCTGGTCGTGGCGGGTCTCGGCCTCGGCCTGGTGATGGCCCCGGCCATGAGTCTGGCCACTGCGGGAGTGGGTGCCGAGGATGCCGGCGTGGCCTCCGCCGCCGTCAACACCATGCAGCAGGTCGGCGGCTCCCTCGGCACCGCCCTGCTCAACACCCTCTTCTCCAGCGCTGTCACCAACTACCTCGACGGCAAGAACCCGGCGGACCCGGTCGTCCAGGCCAAGGCCGGCCTGGAGGGCTACTCCACCGCCTACTGGTGGTCGGCCGCCTTCTTCGCCGTCGGTCTGGTCATCAGCGTCGTCCTCTACCGCCGAGGTGTACCTACCCACGACCCGGACGCGGCGCCCGTCGTCCACATGTAG
- a CDS encoding response regulator transcription factor yields MASVLIVSDQSLQRVGLRMLLTAEPDLTVVGEAARGAEAVRLSVSLRPDVVLMAIPPLDAEGIEAIRRITRSVRLLPDSAGVDQVPPRVLVLASTGREGHAQAALRAGAGGVLPHDAGPDQLTAAVRIVATGDAVITPGLTRALIDAVREQRTPYPLDQHTGSDAFTGRERDVLLAVASGWSNAEIAARLCIAPATVKSHVSHILAKIRARSRVQAVTYAYESGLVQPAA; encoded by the coding sequence ATGGCCTCCGTACTCATCGTCAGCGACCAGTCCTTGCAGCGAGTCGGCCTCCGTATGCTCCTGACCGCCGAGCCCGACCTGACCGTCGTCGGCGAAGCGGCCAGAGGAGCCGAGGCGGTCCGCCTGAGCGTTTCGCTGCGGCCTGACGTCGTCCTGATGGCCATCCCTCCTCTCGACGCGGAGGGCATCGAGGCCATCCGACGCATCACCCGATCCGTACGCCTTCTCCCCGACTCCGCCGGAGTGGATCAGGTCCCGCCCCGCGTCCTGGTCCTGGCCTCGACCGGTCGCGAGGGACACGCCCAAGCCGCCCTGCGCGCCGGAGCCGGGGGAGTCCTCCCGCACGACGCCGGCCCGGACCAACTCACCGCCGCTGTCCGCATCGTCGCCACCGGAGACGCCGTCATCACCCCCGGCCTGACCCGCGCGCTCATCGACGCCGTCCGCGAACAGCGCACCCCCTACCCCCTTGACCAGCACACCGGGTCCGACGCCTTCACCGGACGCGAACGCGACGTCCTCCTCGCCGTCGCCTCGGGCTGGTCCAACGCCGAGATCGCCGCCCGGCTGTGCATCGCGCCGGCCACCGTCAAATCACACGTCAGCCACATCCTCGCCAAGATCCGGGCCCGCTCCCGCGTCCAGGCGGTGACCTACGCCTACGAATCCGGCCTCGTACAACCGGCGGCCTGA
- a CDS encoding SCO3242 family prenyltransferase: MKGPKEFRPSPGLADLANLIRFPAALSVPGDVLAGAVAAGGTPRPRIVATMASSVALYWAGMALNDYADATVDAVERPERPIPAGRVARRTALATACGLTAAGLGLAALAGGRRALSVTLPLTGLVWAYDLGLKSTPAGPAAMAGARTLNVLAGAEPGRRATAVPAALLVGAHTYTVTALSRHEVSGAPRAVPVATLAGSTATAFAAAALPALRRGGRAARVGAAVGALGYIASYGTAQARAAREPSAANVRQAVGTGIMSLLPLQAALTAAGGGTGLAGVLAVAHPLARRLARKVSPT; this comes from the coding sequence ATGAAAGGCCCGAAAGAGTTCCGTCCTTCTCCCGGTCTTGCTGATCTGGCAAACCTGATCCGATTTCCCGCCGCCCTCAGCGTTCCCGGTGACGTCCTTGCCGGTGCTGTCGCTGCGGGTGGGACGCCCCGGCCCCGTATTGTCGCCACGATGGCGTCGTCCGTCGCCCTCTACTGGGCCGGAATGGCGCTCAACGACTACGCGGACGCGACCGTCGACGCGGTGGAGCGCCCCGAACGTCCCATACCCGCCGGGCGGGTTGCCCGCCGTACCGCGCTGGCCACCGCGTGCGGCCTCACGGCTGCGGGCCTCGGCCTCGCCGCCCTGGCGGGCGGCCGGCGGGCGTTGAGTGTGACGCTTCCCCTGACCGGACTGGTATGGGCGTACGACCTGGGTCTGAAGTCCACACCCGCCGGTCCCGCCGCGATGGCGGGCGCACGGACGCTGAACGTGCTGGCCGGCGCGGAGCCAGGGCGCCGGGCGACCGCGGTGCCGGCCGCCCTGCTGGTCGGCGCGCACACCTACACCGTCACCGCGCTCAGCCGCCACGAGGTGTCCGGCGCGCCGCGTGCCGTACCCGTCGCCACCCTGGCCGGCAGTACGGCAACCGCCTTTGCCGCCGCCGCGCTTCCCGCTCTGCGTCGGGGCGGCCGGGCGGCGCGGGTCGGTGCCGCTGTCGGAGCGCTCGGCTATATCGCCTCGTACGGCACGGCGCAGGCGCGGGCCGCGCGCGAGCCGTCGGCCGCGAACGTGCGGCAGGCCGTCGGCACCGGGATCATGTCGCTGCTGCCCCTCCAAGCCGCGCTCACCGCCGCCGGCGGTGGCACGGGCCTGGCCGGTGTGCTGGCCGTGGCGCATCCGCTGGCGCGCAGGCTCGCCCGGAAGGTGTCACCGACGTGA
- a CDS encoding sugar phosphate isomerase/epimerase family protein, whose translation MSPIPGPPGRLRFGFGTNGFGCHRLDDVLSVLADLGYDSVGLTLDHGHLDPFAADLPRQVARLARRLDRLGLAVMVETGAPYLLDPWRKHVPTLMSATDAGRRVDLLARAVRIAADLGAPAVQLCSGPAPEGMAAGEAWKRLVAGCEEVLGIAQEYGVALGFEPEPYMFVDTVERVVDLRRRLGDPDLFGITLDIGHAHCVDDLPLLGCVELAAPYLVNVQIEDMRRGVHEHLELGTGEIDFPPVLAALKASGYQGPVSVEIQGASLNAPEVARHSLEFLKAAEPV comes from the coding sequence GTGAGCCCGATACCCGGTCCGCCCGGGAGGCTCCGGTTCGGTTTCGGGACCAACGGTTTCGGCTGCCACCGGCTCGACGACGTGCTGAGTGTGCTCGCCGACCTGGGGTACGACTCGGTCGGCCTCACGCTCGACCACGGTCACCTCGACCCGTTTGCCGCCGACCTGCCTCGTCAAGTCGCTCGTCTCGCACGGCGGTTGGACCGGCTCGGCCTGGCGGTGATGGTGGAGACGGGGGCGCCGTATCTGCTGGACCCGTGGCGCAAGCACGTCCCCACGCTGATGTCGGCCACGGACGCCGGGCGGCGCGTCGACCTGCTGGCGCGTGCGGTGCGCATCGCGGCCGACCTCGGCGCCCCGGCCGTCCAGTTGTGCAGCGGCCCCGCACCCGAGGGTATGGCGGCGGGGGAGGCCTGGAAGCGGCTGGTCGCCGGCTGCGAGGAAGTCCTGGGTATCGCCCAGGAGTACGGGGTGGCGCTGGGGTTCGAGCCCGAGCCGTACATGTTCGTCGACACCGTGGAACGTGTGGTGGATCTACGACGCCGGCTGGGCGACCCCGACCTGTTCGGCATCACGCTCGACATCGGTCACGCCCACTGTGTCGACGACCTGCCTCTGCTGGGCTGTGTCGAACTGGCGGCGCCGTATCTGGTGAACGTGCAGATCGAGGACATGCGGCGCGGCGTCCACGAGCACCTCGAACTCGGCACGGGCGAGATCGACTTCCCGCCCGTCCTGGCCGCCCTGAAGGCTTCGGGCTACCAGGGACCGGTCTCGGTGGAGATCCAGGGCGCGTCCCTGAACGCCCCCGAAGTCGCCCGCCACTCCCTGGAGTTCCTCAAGGCCGCCGAGCCGGTCTGA
- a CDS encoding EboA domain-containing protein, whose translation MAPPILTALDHHLTPEARRWLADAVARVGDDPTAVRTVFPAIGRRCGRGPLVDGWTVADAARARLLAALPLRGAALAEEITALHRYGDSAEQRAVLRSLALLEDADASFADLGVPLVRAALRGNDTDLIEAALGPYAARHLDEDGYRHAVLKCVFCGIPLDRVAGLTERADRELARMLADFAHERVAAGRDVPSDIWPIVRAHPGALEASGLPAEATSSSSDRRAAAAAALAAFTGAE comes from the coding sequence GTGGCCCCACCCATCCTTACCGCCCTCGACCACCACCTCACACCGGAGGCGCGGCGCTGGCTCGCGGATGCCGTCGCCCGCGTCGGCGACGACCCGACAGCGGTGCGCACCGTCTTCCCCGCCATCGGCCGGCGCTGCGGGCGCGGACCGCTCGTCGACGGCTGGACGGTGGCCGACGCCGCCCGAGCCCGGCTGCTCGCCGCCCTGCCGCTGCGCGGAGCGGCACTCGCCGAGGAGATCACCGCCCTGCACCGGTACGGCGACAGCGCCGAACAGCGGGCGGTGCTGCGCTCGTTGGCGCTGCTGGAGGATGCGGACGCCTCGTTCGCCGACCTGGGGGTGCCCCTCGTGCGTGCGGCGCTGCGGGGCAACGACACGGACCTGATCGAGGCGGCCCTCGGCCCCTATGCCGCGCGGCACCTGGATGAGGACGGCTACCGGCACGCCGTACTGAAGTGCGTCTTCTGCGGCATCCCCCTTGACCGGGTGGCGGGCCTCACGGAGCGCGCGGACCGCGAACTCGCCCGCATGCTGGCCGACTTCGCCCACGAACGGGTCGCCGCCGGCCGTGACGTGCCCTCCGACATCTGGCCGATCGTGCGCGCGCACCCCGGCGCGCTGGAGGCCTCGGGACTGCCCGCGGAAGCCACCTCGTCCTCGTCCGACCGCCGAGCCGCCGCCGCAGCGGCGCTCGCCGCCTTCACCGGAGCTGAATGA